The nucleotide window TATAACTTTGCGACACGCCCGAAGTTTTCATTGGTAAAAAAGATGTTAGCACAAGGGCTTAGTCGGCTTAAACCGACAGAATGCCCGATTATTCATAGTGACCAAGGTGTATTGTATGGCACGGCGGAATGGGGGAAAATGTTGGAAGGTAAAGCGGTTCAAAGTATGAGCCGCCGAGGAAATTGCTACGATAATGCGGTGATTGAAAGTTTTTTTGCGATACTAAAATCAGCGTGTTTTTACTCACAGACTTATCATTCAGTCGCTGAATTACAGGCTGTAATTGAAGAATATTTAAGTTAACTAACCTGTCCAACTTTAGGGGGGCAGATCAAAGCGCGGTTAAAAATTTAGAGGATTTTCAACCGCACTTTAGTCTTATTATTCAGCCAGTTCTGTTTGCTCGTGTGCCATCAATTCTTGACCAACATCATCTAGCAAACTTAAATAACGTTCATAATGTTTCAACATATCGGCAATTAATTCATCTTGATCCATATATTGCACATCATAACCCACTCGTCCATCAAAGAAATAGGTGTATGGCTCATAAGTCATACTATGCTGGATATGTGGCAAGTTATCATCATTAATTAATTGCTCTGACACCTCACGACCGATAGATTTCACCCCATACATAAAGTCTCGCATCGATTCTTTTTGAATGACCAATTCCACTGCAGGCTCATCTTGTTCAAATAACGTGTTAATTTGTACACTCAATTCATATTTACCAATTAATTCTTGGCGTAGCTCACGCATAGCCGGTAATACCGTATGTTTAAGGAAGCGTAAAATATCTTTTTCTTGCGTTTGGTTCATCATTTGTTCCAAACGTTCTTTCCACTTATCCCCCGTCCAGAAAATACTGGTTGGATTAACTTTGGTATCAAAATATTTTTTATCCGCATTCAAGCCTTTCCATAAACTAAAACACATCAACAACATCAACATGGCGAAAGGTAACGCCACTAATAGTGTCATTGCCTGTAGATTAGCCAAACCGCCTGATTGCATCAAAACAATGGCGACAACTGACATTAATATGCCCCACATCACGGCCTGCCAACGAGGTGCTGCAAGGCTTTTATCGCGTGATGCAATGTTATTTAATACATAAATACCGGAGTCTGCTGAGGTGATAAAGAATAAAGAAATCACCACCAAGCTCACTAAGCCCGTCACGCCAGAAAGCGGTAAATAATCTAAGAACTTAAAGAGCAACGTTTCAGGCGAAGAAATCATTTGCCCTAACGTACCTGCAGCTTCACCATCATTCAACCAAATGGCTGTATTACCAAATACGGTAAACCACAAGATACCGAACATGCTAGGAATCACCAACACGCCGAAAATAAATTCACGAATTGTACGCCCTTTCGAAATACGAGCAATAAATAAACCGACAAATGGCGCCCAAGAACACCACCATGCCCAATACAGAATTGTCCAACCGCTAAACCAGCCAGTATGTTCTTGTTCATAAACATAGGTTTTGAAGCTTAATTGTACCAAGTTGCTGAGGTAGGTTCCGATGTTGTCGCTAAAAGCGGATAACAAATAAAGTGTTGGCCCCGTCACTAAGACGAAAATCAACAAACAGAAAGCGAGTGTTAAATTCAGCTCACTTAAGATTTTTACCCCTTTCCCTACACCGGAAATCGCGGAAAATATCGCTAAACTCATTACCACGGCAATTACGACAACTTGCAAGCTGAAGCTATTTTCACTAAT belongs to Aggregatibacter sp. 2125159857 and includes:
- a CDS encoding IS3 family transposase produces the protein MNGLGIHSILRKKRHGKRGKTSHIAPNLLNRDFTATALNQKWVTDVTEFHVGQEKLYFSPLMDLANREIIAYNFATRPKFSLVKKMLAQGLSRLKPTECPIIHSDQGVLYGTAEWGKMLEGKAVQSMSRRGNCYDNAVIESFFAILKSACFYSQTYHSVAELQAVIEEYLS
- a CDS encoding BCCT family transporter produces the protein MSLSKFIEKQTSFNPLVIGATLFFVVLLVAMILIAPEQTQTLLNAAKSGIFANFSWFYVLAFSVFLGFLVILSVSSLGNIKLGNDEEEPEFGFLSWLAMLFAAGMGVGLMFFGVAEPLTHYLSDITTGTAEHKQQEALLHTLFHWGIHAWAVYGTIALALAYFGFRYKLPLALRSCFYPLLKERINGKLGDLIDIMALLATLFGVITTLGFGASQLGAGLHQLGWISENSFSLQVVVIAVVMSLAIFSAISGVGKGVKILSELNLTLAFCLLIFVLVTGPTLYLLSAFSDNIGTYLSNLVQLSFKTYVYEQEHTGWFSGWTILYWAWWCSWAPFVGLFIARISKGRTIREFIFGVLVIPSMFGILWFTVFGNTAIWLNDGEAAGTLGQMISSPETLLFKFLDYLPLSGVTGLVSLVVISLFFITSADSGIYVLNNIASRDKSLAAPRWQAVMWGILMSVVAIVLMQSGGLANLQAMTLLVALPFAMLMLLMCFSLWKGLNADKKYFDTKVNPTSIFWTGDKWKERLEQMMNQTQEKDILRFLKHTVLPAMRELRQELIGKYELSVQINTLFEQDEPAVELVIQKESMRDFMYGVKSIGREVSEQLINDDNLPHIQHSMTYEPYTYFFDGRVGYDVQYMDQDELIADMLKHYERYLSLLDDVGQELMAHEQTELAE